One genomic window of Citrobacter sp. Marseille-Q6884 includes the following:
- a CDS encoding class I fumarate hydratase: MSKPFVWQELFVQSKDNTEYELLSNQHVTVTELDGEEVIKVAPEALTLLAQQAFYEASFFLRAGHLKQVASILHDPQASSNDKYVALQLLRNAEVSAKGILPNCQDTGTATIVASKGQQVWTGGDDAEALSKGVYATFTENNLRYSQNAPLDMYTEVNTQTNLPAQIDISATPGNEYRFLFVNKGGGSANKAALYQETKSILQPEKLTAFLIEKMKSLGTAACPPYHIAFVVGGLSADQALKVAKLASTKYYDNLPTSGNELGQAFRDTALEATLLNASREFGIGAQFGGKYFAHDIRVIRLPRHGGSCPIAMALSCSADRNIKAKINKHGIWLEKLEHNPGKYIPDSQRVENGAQTVQLNLDRPLREILHDLTALPIGTRLSLSGPIVVARDIAHAKIKERLDNGEPMPEYMKNHIVYYAGPAKTPNNQACGSMGPTTGGRMDGYVDAFQAAGGSLIMLSKGNRSKQVTDACHTHGGFNLGSIGGAAALLAQQYVKSLRCLEYPELGMEAVWMMEVENMPAFVLVDDKGNNFFSQFEQQHRCTTCPAGK; this comes from the coding sequence ATGTCTAAACCATTTGTCTGGCAGGAACTCTTTGTTCAGAGTAAAGATAATACAGAATATGAATTACTCAGTAACCAGCACGTTACGGTGACAGAGTTAGACGGAGAGGAAGTGATCAAGGTTGCGCCCGAGGCATTAACCTTGTTGGCGCAACAGGCCTTTTATGAGGCTTCATTCTTTCTGCGTGCCGGACATTTGAAACAGGTCGCCAGCATCCTGCATGACCCGCAGGCCAGCAGTAACGATAAATACGTCGCGCTTCAACTGCTGCGCAATGCTGAAGTCTCCGCCAAAGGCATACTGCCAAACTGCCAGGATACCGGCACCGCAACCATTGTTGCGAGCAAAGGTCAGCAGGTCTGGACCGGTGGTGACGATGCCGAAGCATTAAGCAAAGGCGTATATGCCACCTTCACCGAAAACAACCTGCGTTACTCGCAAAACGCCCCGCTGGATATGTATACCGAGGTCAATACTCAGACTAACCTGCCAGCACAAATCGATATCAGCGCCACACCGGGTAACGAATACCGGTTCCTGTTCGTCAACAAAGGCGGCGGCTCTGCAAACAAAGCGGCGCTGTATCAGGAAACAAAATCCATTCTGCAGCCAGAGAAACTCACTGCGTTCCTGATTGAAAAAATGAAATCGCTGGGAACCGCAGCCTGCCCACCGTATCACATTGCTTTTGTCGTCGGTGGTCTGTCTGCCGATCAGGCACTGAAAGTCGCCAAACTGGCCTCAACGAAATACTACGATAACCTGCCCACCAGCGGGAACGAACTGGGGCAGGCTTTCCGCGATACGGCACTCGAAGCCACGCTGCTCAATGCCAGCCGCGAGTTTGGTATTGGCGCGCAATTCGGCGGAAAATACTTTGCTCACGATATTCGGGTGATTCGTCTGCCGCGTCACGGTGGCTCCTGCCCTATCGCCATGGCACTCTCCTGCTCTGCCGATCGCAACATTAAAGCCAAAATTAACAAACACGGTATCTGGCTGGAGAAACTTGAGCATAATCCGGGCAAATATATTCCCGATTCTCAACGCGTAGAAAATGGCGCCCAAACCGTGCAGCTCAATTTGGATCGCCCACTGCGCGAGATTCTGCACGACCTTACCGCGTTGCCTATTGGAACCCGACTGTCACTCAGCGGTCCGATTGTCGTCGCCCGTGACATCGCTCATGCCAAAATCAAGGAACGTCTGGATAACGGTGAGCCGATGCCAGAGTACATGAAAAATCATATCGTCTATTATGCCGGCCCGGCAAAAACACCGAACAATCAGGCCTGTGGTTCAATGGGTCCCACCACCGGCGGGCGCATGGATGGCTACGTAGATGCCTTCCAGGCGGCGGGTGGCAGTCTGATTATGTTGTCGAAAGGCAATCGCAGTAAGCAAGTCACCGATGCCTGCCACACTCATGGCGGATTTAACCTTGGCAGCATCGGGGGGGCGGCAGCCCTACTGGCACAGCAGTATGTGAAAAGCCTGCGCTGCCTTGAGTACCCGGAACTGGGAATGGAAGCAGTCTGGATGATGGAAGTCGAAAACATGCCAGCCTTCGTGTTAGTGGATGACAAAGGCAATAACTTCTTCAGCCAGTTTGAGCAGCAGCATCGCTGTACAACCTGCCCGGCAGGGAAATAA